attctagctaaagttcgggacaaactgcgtctcttctcagctcaatacgaaacgtgtaatattttctctgattgagggaccattccatttttttaaggagccgttggcaactctactaactaaccttatgaataaaataaagttcactatcagtaacatgatagcacccacccacctaaaaactccatcaagctggctagaacgcagtacgagttattgcaactgagggtaaaaagtcagcacaacgaaaataaactccacctaaacttggttcatatctgacccagatagactgcagctcataacttcttacctgaagttcagttcacctgacactcggactggcggctgcctcggggctctcctcctgcctccccttccctcatccacctgttgcctctgtggaagccccgtcatagccaccaccaaacaactgagtcatttttacacatcgacctgcatctggccaatccaccacctctcattgttcatgccattacaaaaaaaaataaaaaataagtcaccgggcacatgcccggtatgcccgatggccagtccagctatgttaacctgcaaccaaatctgcagctccatacagcaatgttacgacttagattatatcttataactcataactcttatgttagctgccctcagtagcatactgtcagAAATATTCGagggctgcaataattctttaagtgttattttttccttgggattctaatttcaccaaagtttactaaactcaacaaacttaatattacttaccgggacatttattctgtcctcattttctttcaccgaaaaattgtttcctgcggtgccatctttcgtgcttggctctcctacctttgctaacgtgatgcacatagcgcagaagccgatgctgcattcacttacactcggatatctgagcatcaccgtgaaaacataatcgtacatttgatatttgattgaattttattgttttgcctttggggtggcacctggggtgaccagtctggttgggggggtggcctgtgcccccccaggccaccccgctggacacgccattgcaaatcaaatcacttttattgtcacatcacatgtgcaggtacattggtacagcacatgtgagtgaaattcttgtgtgcgagcttcacaagcaacagagttgtgcaaaatacaataatgtaaacaagcaaaatacaagaatggctacatctgaaactaataaatatatgtacaatatataatagtatatgcatttctggatgtgtatactaaatatttttctacgtgtgtgtgtgtgtgtgtgtgtgtgtgtgtgtgtgtgtacacatattttacaaattaaatagagtaaacaataaataaaatatataaaaatatacagagttgagacatgttgagacactctcgatttttgagaaaattaaaggattttaagtgtgccttatagtgtggaaaatacattatacagaagaaaagaatatatcgtgatatatatcgttaccgcacatgcttcaaattatatgcgatatgaattttaggccatatcgcccagccctaatttCAAGCATCCGTACGAACCCTGTAtacgctattgtttgttttgtggtgttgcaaaataaactgtttatggcaatatttttttcatggttttgatggtcactgtagttgctattttatttcttaaagttctctccttctcttataCTTACAATAACCATACTATGGACGGACAAGCGACTGTTTTTACGCGTACTTTCGTTACCAACAATGACGGTAAAACCATTGTATGGCTCCACcatccgcttgtttattttccacataaacctttcacaataaagctcgagtttctgttgagacttttcaaaataaactgaaatgatatATATTATTCTCAAACATAAAATTTCAGAATATGCAGCAAACAAATgacctcaaataaaaacatcaagtaacTATAAAATGGCGCTTACAGTCACCATGCAGATGAAGGCACAGAGAATACCAGCATGGCCAGCAAGGATGAGGCAGAACCAGCTAGCTCCAAGCAGAAGGACCAGTCAAAACAAGTCGAGGACCTTGTTGTTAAACCAGGCGCTACCTCTGTAGCATGGACATGGTTTGGTCATGAAAAGTCTGACACGGCCCAGAAAACTGTACTATGCAAATTATGCCACAAACTGGTCCCCACCACCACTCAAACACGACAAACTTCTTTAACCACCATTTTAACCACCACTTCTTTAACATGTAATGTATTTACATTAcattaatgtatttaaaaaacatcgCATGAGAAAGTGTGTCCACCTTCTCatgtaatgttttttaattatttttgctaCTTTTTACATTGTATATAcatactgaagacatcaaatattgaattgaataaaaataaaattgaattgaaatataTACAGACAAATGGAAGTTCGGGAATAAATTTATTGAGATATATACCCATAGCATGCAAAATATCACACAGAAagtactttaaatatttttaaaaaacagttaaagtgATGCTTTTTCATAATCAAAAACTTACATACAATCACAATTAAGTCATCTGTGTATACAGTGGCATTTGTATACACAACACACTAATTCACAGAAATGAGTCATACTGTTTAAAAATGCAAGCTTTTGCTTTCAGTGAATGTTCATAGTGTCTTAGATCCAATCATTTACCACCCAGTACTAACACAGAAGTGACTAAAGTCAGTTTTCATTCTATACGAAAAGAGTTGTAACAGTTCCAACACACTGCCCTTACTTCCTTATTAACAATCAATATATATTCATCAACAATCATGTAGTTCGGGGCAACTAAGATCCTTTGATTCCCTGTTTTAGTTTAACAGGATGATATAGAACCTTTACAGCTTACCAGACCAGAAAAAAATGAACCACTTGTGGCTTTTCTGTAACTGTAAAAAagtcaacaaaaataaaatgacacgAAAAGAGAAAATGTTAAGATTTAAATACAGATTCAAGAAAGAAAGTTCAGAAATACAGttctgtttgatttttggtTGTTCACATGAATAcctacagaaaaacattaatgcAGTTTTAACACGCAGTTATGCATTTTTGCTGAAATTTACTACAAAAgatagaaaaatagtttttgtgtTACAGTTGGCAGCAGAGTGGATGGGCTCAGAGATGATAGTAATGAGGAGTGGTTGGTGCAGCCAAGTCACATGATTAAGCAGGCTGTCTTGGCGGTGTGAGGCGCTCTCTGCGAAATCAACCAAATCTATAATCAAACTGTTTTATAGCACACATCGGAAACATTCATTTTTTCAAAAACTTGTATTTTGTTAAACTGTACCAAATCCCAACAAGTGTGACCCAGAATACTAGACTTGTCACATACATAGTTTTAGTTTGAAAGTCTGATACACAAAAATTATTCTAGAAATCCACATACATTTGAAGTGACATGAATCATGTCAAACTTGCCTCAGTTCCACTGTTTTGAAGGCAGATGAATTTGCCACCTCTGTCAATCTCGTCAGTATAGATGGGTCCTGTGGCTGAGGCAGTGTGCACTTTTGACATTGAGCTGCTGGCGTTTTGTTCCCCTATGTCAACACGCTTCCGCTTTCCCTGAGTGGTGCACACACTTCCACTGCTGGATGAGCCTCGAGACAtggtttcatgagatgaaggaCTTTGAGACAGCTTTAGCCTAAAGAAAAGCAAAGTTAAAGAGTTCTGCGTTATCAAAGCTTTTCAGAAGGGATGTCAAAAGATGAGCCAAAATTTTTGTTTCCTcacctttcttcttctccttccagAAGCTTACGATAGATGTTTATCTCCATGTCCAGGGCAAGTTTAACATCAAACAACTCCTCATGCTCATGAAGTTGCTGCTGCATCTTTGCTTGGATCTCAGCCACCTCACGTTCTTTGTCTGCTAGCATTTTGCGGCTcgtatttttttcctttaccaATGCTGCCTCCAGCTCTGCTATACGTTCACGCCAACCATGAGTCTCAATATTTGCAAAGAAGACAGAGGTGAACAAGCAAGTCCACAGTGTCATTCAGCAGTGCTTTAATTTTGTTAGCTTTGTGATCTGCGTGACAGCATTGTTCAAATGTATTTGGTAAATTTCTTTAGGATTTAGGTTAATACTAATCAGTATTGAAATGTAAGTAAGTTAGgatgttggggttttttgtttttttttactttaactttAAACACAGGTAGTTTTGTAGAGCCAGATTCTTTGGCATGTAAGTTATATTTTGGCATCATTTTTTTCATGACATCTTAAAAATGTCATAGGATTGGATGGGCTACAGTAAAAAATAGAGTTCTGACATGATCAGTATTTATGTCTCTAAACTTCTGCAGCTATTATGTCAATGTATAGAAGACAGTTGTAAAAACTCATACTGATAGCTATCGAGACAGTCATTATATGACATCAATCTTCTAAATTAAGAAACATTGAGGCAAACACCTATTGCTCTACAAGTCTATACATTCTTGCGACATTGGAATATGTATTATTGTATTGAAATTGTAAATGAagagcattaaaaaaatctcTCTGAATATCATATCAAAGTTTCATCTATTAATAGCTTCCTGAATTCTCTTTCCCTACTCATGCATGCACTTAACTCAGGGTGAACATATGTAGAACACTACTCTGATCATCCCTTATGGAACTGCAAACTCACCATCAATGTTAATCAGCTCAGTTTATTTCTAAACTCAGATCATTTAACATCCTTCCTGTAATGGAACCATGGTCTGTACTCACACTTAGAACTAAGAAACACAGGCATTTTGGCTGACAGAAATTAAAGCCTTATACGTAAGATAAAAAGCCAACCTCCTTCTGCAGATCAACTAGCTGCGCAGTGAGGCTCTCGATCGTAAGGGCAGACTCTCTGAGCTCCCCCTGAGCCATGTTGGCTGATGCGGCTTTCATCTATGATAAGCGATGCAGATCTTCTGGCTGGAGACAAATATACAAATGTTTCCAGAttcaacaacagcaacagtttCACACCCTGAAAGAGGAACTAAGTGCCGTCAGTGACTTCCTGACATACAGGAAGTTATGTTTACAGTTCTCTTCGCTTTCGTATGGGTGCTACTTTAACATGTTACTTTCTCTGCATGAGCAGACTTCAGCTGGTATCAACATACCGCATTCTGCAGTATATTGTCAATAACTGTTTAACATTCTGGTGTCTACAGCAGATTGCATTCAGTTGATTTCATCTTCAGATCTTAAGATTTTAATTAATCAGACACAAATTTTCTACTAAAGTAAAATACTACATTTAAAAAGCCCTTAGAAAAGACACCAAATAAGAACAAACATTGTTGTAACTGTACATAAAGAGCCTGATGTAACCGGATAGTCCAGTAGATTCCTTCACGCAACAGCTTGCATGATAGCTAATATACAGGACAACAGCTTCAAGCACAGCTTAATAGTGATTGTAGTAAGCAAATCTCAGTTTCAACTGTGAAGGGAAGACTTCAAGCTTGACAGGACGAGTTGCAGCTAGAAAGCCATTGCTAAGACGTCAGAATAAGACAGATAAGCTTGCCTGGGCCTTGTACCACCACCAGTGGACTTCTGAAGACtgaatcaaaatttgaaatctTCAGTTCATCACACAGGATCTTTGTACAGCATAGAGTAGGCGAAAGGATGGTTCCACAGTGTGTGGCGTCAAATGTCA
The Maylandia zebra isolate NMK-2024a linkage group LG7, Mzebra_GT3a, whole genome shotgun sequence DNA segment above includes these coding regions:
- the LOC101474119 gene encoding lamin-B1.S, which encodes MKAASANMAQGELRESALTIESLTAQLVDLQKETHGWRERIAELEAALVKEKNTSRKMLADKEREVAEIQAKMQQQLHEHEELFDVKLALDMEINIYRKLLEGEEERLKLSQSPSSHETMSRGSSSSGSVCTTQGKRKRVDIGEQNASSSMSKVHTASATGPIYTDEIDRGGKFICLQNSGTERAPHTAKTACLIM